From a region of the Enterobacter cancerogenus genome:
- the terL gene encoding phage terminase large subunit yields the protein MASKTSLKAFREKIARIQGELRDRIESASCGLDSSPEAIQARRLQVSHPVTGFRFFVNTYFKHHLHHPETSALHEYLYERLPQIVTSPESENDVIAAPRGEAKTTLGQQLFDLWCVVLELKKFIIIAFDTSAQSAESLEVIKAELLYNAGLALDFPEACGQGRVWRIGCILTASGIKIESAGQGQSLRGRKHGAYRPDLVHLDDLENDENVVTPKQRDKLEKWLNSTVLPLGGAGVKLDVIYVGSILHYDSVLARTMKNPLWNAKRFQAILAWPENLALWDEWEAVLRGKGKNAAKAFYNRHEKALLKGSRVSWAARPLLALMLIRVRVGTRAFDAEYQNDPVSGEHAIFHGCIHEWRELEPDLIYFGACDPSLGKHNSRGNDPSALLIGGWHRIKKVLKVVRADIRVRRPKKIITDVIQLQREFGCVAWAFESVQFQDFLRETLIEESLKAGVPVPARSVIPSTDKAGRIESLQPFMESEHILIARALATLREQLMHFPMADHDDGPDALHMLFAIASTSVGNFEFIPVSQLEAVESDSPSRRRHDDDDDYGSDGFGSGGW from the coding sequence CAGGTCAGCCATCCGGTGACCGGGTTTCGCTTCTTTGTAAACACCTACTTTAAGCATCACCTCCATCACCCGGAAACCAGTGCGCTGCACGAGTATCTGTATGAGCGCCTGCCGCAGATTGTCACCAGCCCTGAGAGTGAGAATGACGTTATTGCCGCCCCGCGTGGTGAAGCCAAAACCACCCTCGGTCAGCAGCTGTTCGACCTGTGGTGCGTCGTTCTTGAGCTGAAGAAATTTATCATAATCGCCTTCGACACGTCCGCTCAGTCGGCAGAGTCTCTTGAGGTGATTAAGGCCGAGCTGCTCTATAACGCCGGTCTGGCGCTGGACTTCCCGGAGGCCTGCGGACAGGGACGGGTGTGGCGTATCGGCTGCATTTTGACTGCGTCGGGCATCAAAATTGAATCGGCTGGTCAGGGACAGAGTCTGCGTGGCCGTAAGCACGGCGCATATCGTCCTGACCTGGTTCACCTCGATGACCTCGAAAACGACGAGAACGTGGTGACACCAAAGCAGCGTGACAAGCTGGAGAAGTGGCTGAACAGCACGGTGCTGCCGCTGGGCGGGGCCGGGGTGAAGCTCGATGTTATCTACGTCGGGTCAATCCTGCACTACGATTCCGTGCTGGCCCGCACCATGAAAAACCCGCTGTGGAACGCGAAGCGTTTCCAGGCAATCCTCGCGTGGCCTGAGAATCTGGCGCTGTGGGATGAGTGGGAAGCGGTGCTGCGTGGTAAGGGTAAAAATGCTGCGAAGGCGTTCTATAACCGTCATGAAAAAGCGCTGCTGAAAGGCTCCCGCGTTTCCTGGGCCGCTCGCCCACTGCTGGCGCTGATGTTGATCCGCGTGCGCGTAGGCACCCGCGCTTTCGATGCGGAATACCAGAATGACCCGGTCAGCGGCGAGCATGCCATCTTCCACGGCTGTATCCATGAGTGGCGGGAGCTGGAGCCTGACCTGATTTACTTCGGTGCCTGCGACCCGTCGCTCGGCAAGCACAACAGCCGGGGTAACGACCCCAGCGCGTTGCTGATTGGCGGATGGCACCGCATCAAAAAAGTGCTGAAGGTCGTCCGTGCCGATATTCGCGTGCGCCGCCCTAAAAAGATTATTACCGATGTTATCCAGCTGCAGCGTGAGTTTGGCTGCGTAGCGTGGGCGTTTGAGTCGGTGCAGTTCCAGGACTTCCTGCGCGAGACGCTGATAGAAGAATCCCTGAAGGCGGGGGTCCCCGTTCCGGCCCGCTCGGTGATCCCTTCTACCGACAAGGCCGGACGTATTGAATCCCTGCAGCCCTTTATGGAGAGCGAGCACATTCTGATCGCCCGTGCGCTCGCCACGTTGCGTGAACAACTGATGCATTTCCCGATGGCTGACCACGATGACGGCCCGGATGCGCTGCATATGCTGTTTGCCATCGCGTCGACCAGCGTGGGTAACTTTGAATTTATTCCCGTCAGCCAGCTGGAGGCGGTGGAGTCGGATTCTCCCTCGCGCCGCAGGCATGACGATGACGACGATTATGGCTCTGACGGGTTCGGGTCTGGAGGATGGTAA